Proteins found in one Corynebacterium freneyi genomic segment:
- a CDS encoding DHA2 family efflux MFS transporter permease subunit — protein sequence MRDESMPAQHHLPPKQAYLALFALCVGFFMNLLDQSIVAVATPQIMDQLDAEYSAAIWVTSAYLLAYAVPLLVTGRLGDQFGQKRVYQVGMVIFTLSSLWCGMAASIESLVLARFAQGLGAALIGPQTLAIITRIFPPERRGKAMGWWGTVAGLATLTGPLLGGALTSSVGWEWIFFVNIPFGILSLVLVATWVPDLPSTSRSFDIPGIVVSTLAMVGLVFGLQQGQHAGWAPWIWALLGGSAVLFVIFVRLQATAPSRGVEALVPLRLFDDPNFARGALSIATMAFATAANALPIMLYVQTHEHLTAFQAGLLVAPMALLSGVLAPWVGSMVERTKPNRLSMIGFGSMIVGHVAMFAVLRDSVPTAAIAVVVLILGVGNAFVWAPNSTITLRGLDTRIAGAGSGVYNATRQVGAVFGAAATAAFIEVGQAAGAGAAVFGRSLLLHAAVLCIGFVAVSGFTRPRESHVGAS from the coding sequence ATGCGGGATGAGTCGATGCCGGCGCAGCATCATCTGCCGCCCAAGCAGGCGTATCTCGCGTTGTTCGCGCTCTGCGTCGGGTTCTTCATGAACCTCTTGGATCAGTCGATCGTCGCGGTGGCCACGCCGCAGATCATGGACCAGCTCGACGCCGAATACTCCGCCGCGATCTGGGTGACGTCGGCCTACCTGCTCGCCTACGCGGTGCCGCTGCTGGTCACCGGCCGCCTCGGTGACCAATTCGGGCAGAAGCGCGTCTACCAGGTCGGCATGGTCATCTTCACGCTGTCGTCGCTGTGGTGCGGCATGGCGGCGTCGATCGAATCGCTCGTGCTCGCCCGCTTCGCCCAGGGGCTCGGCGCAGCTCTCATCGGGCCGCAGACGTTGGCGATCATCACCCGCATCTTCCCGCCGGAGCGCCGCGGCAAGGCGATGGGCTGGTGGGGCACCGTCGCGGGCCTGGCCACCCTCACCGGCCCGCTGCTCGGCGGCGCGTTGACCAGCTCCGTCGGCTGGGAGTGGATCTTCTTCGTCAACATTCCCTTCGGCATCCTGTCGTTGGTGCTGGTTGCCACGTGGGTGCCGGATCTGCCGTCGACGTCGCGCAGCTTCGACATCCCGGGCATCGTGGTGTCGACGCTGGCGATGGTCGGCCTCGTCTTCGGCCTGCAGCAGGGCCAGCACGCCGGTTGGGCCCCGTGGATCTGGGCGCTGCTGGGCGGCTCCGCGGTGCTGTTCGTCATCTTCGTGCGACTGCAGGCCACGGCTCCGTCGCGCGGGGTGGAGGCGCTCGTTCCGCTTCGGCTTTTCGACGACCCGAACTTCGCCCGGGGAGCGCTGTCCATCGCGACGATGGCCTTCGCCACCGCGGCCAACGCGCTGCCGATCATGCTGTACGTGCAAACCCACGAACACCTCACCGCTTTCCAGGCGGGGCTGCTGGTGGCGCCGATGGCCCTGCTGTCGGGCGTGCTGGCGCCGTGGGTCGGGTCGATGGTCGAACGCACCAAACCCAACCGACTGTCCATGATCGGCTTCGGTTCGATGATCGTCGGCCACGTGGCCATGTTCGCCGTCCTGCGCGACTCGGTGCCCACGGCGGCCATCGCCGTCGTGGTCCTCATCCTCGGCGTGGGCAACGCCTTCGTGTGGGCGCCGAACTCCACCATCACCCTGCGCGGCCTGGACACCCGCATCGCCGGCGCGGGCTCCGGCGTCTACAACGCCACCCGACAGGTCGGCGCGGTCTTCGGCGCGGCCGCCACCGCGGCGTTCATCGAAGTCGGGCAGGCGGCCGGGGCCGGGGCCGCCGTCTTCGGCCGGTCGCTGCTGCTGCATGCGGCGGTTCTGTGCATCGGATTCGTCGCGGTGTCCGGGTTCACCCGACCCCGCGAATCCCACGTCGGGGCGTCGTAA
- a CDS encoding ATP-dependent 6-phosphofructokinase, which translates to MRIATLTSGGDCPGLNAVIRAIVRTASSEYGSTVVGFEDGWIGLMEDRRVQLYDDENIDKMLLRGGTMLGTGRVHPDILTSSLDRIKENLSDAGIDALIPIGGEGTLKAGKWLSDNGVPVVGVPKTIDNDVNGTDFTFGFDTAVAVATEAVDRLHTTAESHERVMIVEVMGRHVGWIALHAGMAGGAHYIVIPEEPFDINVICKSMERRFQMGEKYGIIVVAEGATPKEGTMRYEEGGIDQFGHQTFNGIGQVIGNEIKERTGYDVRTTVLGHIQRGGTPTAYDRVLATRYGVHATRAVHEGDYGKIVALRGEHIERIDIDDAVAELKVVPPRRYATAKALFG; encoded by the coding sequence ATGCGAATCGCGACCCTGACCTCCGGTGGCGACTGCCCCGGTCTCAACGCCGTCATCCGCGCCATCGTGCGCACCGCCAGCTCCGAATACGGCTCCACCGTCGTCGGCTTCGAAGACGGCTGGATCGGCCTGATGGAAGACCGCAGGGTCCAGCTCTACGACGACGAGAACATCGACAAGATGCTGCTGCGCGGCGGCACCATGCTCGGCACCGGCCGCGTCCACCCCGACATCCTCACGTCGAGCCTGGACCGGATCAAGGAAAACCTCTCCGACGCGGGCATCGACGCCCTCATCCCCATCGGCGGCGAAGGCACCCTCAAGGCCGGCAAGTGGCTGTCGGACAACGGCGTGCCCGTCGTCGGCGTGCCCAAGACCATCGACAACGACGTCAACGGCACCGACTTCACCTTCGGCTTCGACACCGCCGTCGCCGTGGCCACCGAAGCCGTCGACCGCCTGCACACCACCGCCGAATCCCACGAGCGCGTCATGATCGTCGAGGTCATGGGCCGCCACGTCGGCTGGATCGCCCTCCACGCGGGCATGGCCGGCGGCGCGCACTACATCGTCATTCCGGAAGAGCCCTTCGACATCAACGTCATCTGCAAGTCCATGGAACGCCGGTTCCAGATGGGCGAAAAGTACGGCATCATCGTCGTCGCCGAAGGCGCCACCCCCAAGGAAGGCACCATGCGGTACGAGGAAGGCGGCATCGACCAGTTCGGCCACCAGACCTTCAACGGCATCGGCCAGGTCATCGGCAACGAAATCAAGGAACGCACCGGCTACGACGTGCGCACCACCGTCCTCGGCCACATCCAGCGCGGCGGCACCCCCACCGCCTACGACCGCGTGCTGGCCACCCGCTACGGCGTCCACGCCACCCGCGCCGTCCACGAAGGCGACTACGGCAAGATCGTCGCCCTGCGCGGCGAGCACATCGAGCGCATCGACATCGACGACGCCGTCGCCGAGCTCAAGGTCGTGCCGCCCCGCCGCTACGCCACCGCCAAGGCGCTGTTCGGCTAA
- a CDS encoding class I SAM-dependent methyltransferase encodes MPGPSDHPPIPPTSRAAMPVFRDGAHRRVGAGAFGEGLSDGDAARYDDVRPGYPQEVVALVGAGVGAGTTDAGTIGAALDVLDVGAGTGKLTAALVASGHRVTAVEPGAEMLAALGRACPDVARVRATAEATGLADGSFDAITCAQTWHWVDVPAASAEFARLLRPGGRVVLTWNTLDVRVPWVHRLTRIMHAGDVQKPGFVPDVAAPLRITDELRLEWEQLLTPEQIVMLARTRSYWLRSAQRTREKVEANLRWYLHDHLGFASDDVVPLPYRCDSFVLEVAGHGGA; translated from the coding sequence ATGCCCGGTCCCAGCGATCATCCCCCGATTCCGCCGACGTCGCGGGCGGCGATGCCCGTGTTCCGCGATGGCGCGCATCGCCGGGTCGGTGCCGGGGCCTTCGGCGAGGGGCTTTCCGACGGCGACGCGGCACGCTACGACGACGTGCGCCCCGGGTATCCGCAGGAGGTCGTCGCCCTCGTCGGCGCCGGGGTCGGCGCAGGGACCACTGACGCAGGGACCATTGGCGCAGCGCTCGATGTTCTCGACGTCGGTGCGGGCACCGGCAAGCTCACCGCCGCGCTGGTGGCGTCCGGCCATCGGGTCACCGCCGTGGAACCCGGCGCGGAGATGCTCGCCGCCCTGGGGCGCGCCTGCCCCGACGTCGCGCGGGTGCGGGCCACGGCGGAGGCCACGGGCCTGGCGGACGGCTCGTTCGACGCGATCACCTGCGCGCAGACGTGGCATTGGGTCGACGTGCCGGCGGCGTCGGCGGAGTTCGCGCGGCTGCTGCGGCCCGGCGGGCGGGTGGTGTTGACGTGGAACACCCTCGACGTGCGGGTGCCGTGGGTGCACCGGCTGACGCGCATCATGCACGCCGGCGACGTGCAGAAGCCCGGCTTCGTCCCCGACGTCGCCGCCCCGCTGCGCATCACCGACGAGCTGAGACTGGAATGGGAGCAGCTTTTGACGCCGGAGCAGATCGTCATGTTGGCCCGCACCCGGTCGTACTGGCTGCGGTCGGCGCAGCGGACGCGGGAAAAGGTCGAGGCGAACCTGCGGTGGTATCTGCATGACCACCTGGGGTTCGCCTCGGATGACGTGGTGCCGCTTCCCTACCGGTGCGACTCCTTCGTGTTGGAGGTCGCCGGGCACGGGGGCGCTTAG
- the gatB gene encoding Asp-tRNA(Asn)/Glu-tRNA(Gln) amidotransferase subunit GatB has translation MTAAYADDLMDYDEVLERFEPVMGMEVHVELATNTKMFSSSSANFGAAPNSNVDPCSLGLPGALPVVNKTGVEWAIKIGLALNCEIAESSRFARKNYFYPDQPKNYQISQYDEPIAFNGHLDVVLDDGTEWRIEIERAHMEEDTGKLTHLGGTSGRIHGATRSLVDCNRAGVPLIEIVTKPIIGAGERAPEVARAYVSALRDLVKALGVSDARMDQGSMRVDSNLSLRPIGQEEFGTRTETKNINSLKSVEQAVRYEMQRQAQVLVDGGSIRQETRHYQETDGSTSAGRIKETAEDYRYFNDPDLPPVIAPREWVEEIRATLPELPWVRRARIQQEWGLKDEEMRDLVNAGALDLVVDTVEAGTTPDEARSWWVAYLSQQANERGVDLAELEITPAQVARVVALIKEGKLTNKLARQAVDGVLAGEGDVDEVVEARGLEVVRDDGAIEAAVDEALAANPDIVEKYKAGNKKVVGAIVGQVMKATRGKADPAQVNQLIAKKLG, from the coding sequence ATGACCGCCGCTTACGCTGATGATCTGATGGACTACGACGAGGTCCTCGAGCGCTTCGAACCCGTGATGGGCATGGAGGTGCACGTCGAGCTCGCGACGAACACCAAGATGTTCTCCTCTTCCTCCGCCAACTTCGGTGCCGCACCGAACAGCAACGTCGACCCGTGCAGCCTGGGCCTGCCGGGCGCGCTGCCGGTGGTGAACAAGACCGGCGTCGAATGGGCCATCAAGATCGGCCTGGCGCTGAACTGCGAGATCGCCGAGTCGTCGCGCTTCGCGCGGAAGAACTACTTCTACCCGGACCAGCCGAAGAATTACCAGATTTCCCAGTACGACGAGCCGATCGCGTTCAACGGCCACCTCGACGTCGTCCTCGACGACGGCACCGAGTGGCGCATCGAAATCGAGCGCGCCCACATGGAGGAGGACACCGGCAAGCTGACGCACCTGGGCGGCACGTCGGGCCGCATCCACGGCGCGACCCGTTCGCTGGTCGACTGCAACCGTGCGGGCGTGCCGCTGATCGAGATCGTCACCAAGCCGATCATCGGCGCCGGCGAGCGCGCCCCGGAGGTCGCCCGCGCGTACGTGTCGGCCCTGCGTGACCTGGTCAAGGCGCTGGGCGTGTCGGATGCCCGCATGGATCAGGGTTCCATGCGCGTCGACTCGAACCTGTCGCTGCGTCCGATCGGCCAGGAGGAGTTCGGCACCCGCACCGAGACGAAGAACATCAACTCGCTGAAGTCCGTCGAGCAGGCGGTGCGCTACGAGATGCAGCGCCAGGCGCAGGTTCTCGTCGACGGCGGGTCCATCCGCCAGGAGACCCGCCACTACCAGGAGACCGACGGGTCGACGTCCGCCGGCCGCATCAAGGAGACCGCGGAGGACTACCGCTACTTCAACGACCCGGATCTGCCGCCGGTCATCGCCCCGCGCGAGTGGGTCGAGGAGATCCGCGCGACGCTGCCGGAGCTGCCGTGGGTCCGCCGCGCCCGCATTCAGCAGGAGTGGGGCCTGAAGGACGAGGAGATGCGCGACCTGGTCAACGCCGGCGCGCTGGACCTGGTCGTCGACACGGTCGAGGCGGGCACCACCCCGGATGAGGCGCGTTCCTGGTGGGTGGCGTACCTGTCGCAGCAGGCCAACGAGCGGGGCGTGGACCTGGCGGAGCTGGAGATCACTCCGGCGCAGGTTGCCCGCGTCGTCGCGTTGATCAAGGAGGGCAAGCTGACCAACAAGCTGGCCCGCCAGGCCGTCGACGGCGTGCTGGCCGGCGAGGGCGACGTCGATGAGGTCGTCGAGGCCCGTGGCCTGGAGGTCGTTCGCGACGACGGTGCCATCGAAGCTGCGGTCGACGAGGCGCTGGCCGCGAACCCGGACATCGTGGAGAAGTACAAGGCCGGCAACAAGAAGGTCGTCGGCGCGATCGTGGGTCAGGTCATGAAGGCAACCCGCGGCAAGGCCGACCCCGCGCAGGTCAATCAGCTGATCGCGAAGAAGCTCGGCTAG
- a CDS encoding LPXTG cell wall anchor domain-containing protein, with protein MKVRKTTVWAGAAILASGVMTMGAPAALADVDDDGVLIQAQEAGGDQGGDDQGGDDQGGDGGGDGGDDGGDGGDDGGDGGDGGDDGGDGGDGGDDGGDGDDDGGDDGGDGGDDGGDDGGDGDDDGGDDGGDDGDDGGDDGDDGGDDGGDDGGDDGDDGGDGNGGDDEDGDGNGGDDKDKDKPRPTDPRERPRPGDRGVPARTGDTTAAWAAAGGVVLISVAGGTYALRRRQA; from the coding sequence ATGAAGGTCAGGAAGACGACCGTGTGGGCCGGTGCCGCGATTCTCGCCTCCGGTGTGATGACGATGGGGGCTCCGGCGGCTCTTGCCGATGTCGACGATGACGGGGTTCTGATTCAGGCGCAGGAAGCCGGGGGCGACCAGGGCGGTGACGACCAGGGCGGTGACGACCAGGGCGGCGACGGCGGCGGCGACGGCGGAGATGACGGCGGCGACGGCGGCGATGACGGCGGCGACGGCGGCGACGGCGGAGATGACGGCGGCGACGGCGGCGACGGCGGAGATGACGGCGGCGACGGCGATGACGACGGCGGAGATGACGGCGGCGACGGCGGTGACGACGGCGGAGATGACGGCGGCGACGGCGATGACGACGGCGGAGATGACGGCGGCGACGACGGCGATGACGGCGGCGACGACGGCGATGACGGTGGCGACGACGGCGGAGATGACGGCGGCGACGACGGCGATGACGGCGGCGACGGCAACGGGGGCGACGATGAAGACGGCGACGGCAACGGGGGCGACGACAAGGACAAGGACAAGCCCCGTCCGACCGACCCGCGGGAACGTCCGCGGCCGGGTGATCGTGGCGTGCCGGCGCGTACCGGCGACACCACCGCCGCGTGGGCTGCTGCAGGTGGCGTGGTGCTGATCTCGGTTGCGGGTGGCACGTACGCGCTGCGTCGTCGTCAAGCCTGA
- a CDS encoding sortase → MTRSRGGVRLTDVVVALVVIAAFAVGAHFLGFGPFADSRSPVDRVDATVDVSEPIEDIATSQPLEMAIPALGLRADIDAQACPLTDGALDPPTLDTACYYVADDRPYSLPGTDAPDLSVLAGHAASGRDAVFDDLYDNGTDTFTLEKGDELLVRTRAGGDRWLVYEATDFHGIDKASLGGSAEVWGDGPMPGRMLTISCIESRNPFAAATHNVIVGWTFAGLADAPDL, encoded by the coding sequence ATGACGCGATCGCGCGGCGGCGTGCGGTTGACGGATGTCGTGGTTGCGTTGGTGGTCATCGCAGCTTTCGCCGTCGGCGCGCACTTCCTCGGTTTCGGCCCGTTCGCGGATTCCCGGTCGCCGGTCGATCGTGTCGACGCCACCGTCGACGTCTCCGAGCCGATTGAGGACATTGCCACGTCGCAGCCCCTCGAGATGGCCATCCCGGCCTTGGGGTTGCGCGCCGACATCGACGCCCAAGCCTGCCCGTTGACGGACGGTGCGCTCGACCCGCCGACATTGGACACCGCTTGCTACTACGTCGCCGATGATCGTCCGTACTCGCTGCCGGGCACCGACGCGCCCGATCTGTCGGTGCTTGCGGGTCATGCCGCAAGTGGCCGGGATGCGGTGTTCGACGACCTCTACGACAACGGCACCGACACCTTCACCCTGGAGAAGGGCGACGAATTGCTCGTGCGCACCCGCGCCGGCGGGGATCGGTGGCTGGTGTACGAGGCGACCGATTTTCACGGCATCGACAAGGCGTCCCTCGGCGGCTCCGCCGAAGTGTGGGGCGATGGTCCGATGCCGGGGCGGATGCTGACCATCAGCTGCATCGAGTCCCGCAATCCCTTCGCCGCTGCGACGCACAACGTCATCGTCGGCTGGACCTTCGCGGGTCTTGCCGATGCCCCGGATCTCTGA
- a CDS encoding sortase domain-bontaining protein, whose translation MSTSLARPRGVRSAVIAALAAVPLLLTACGSDTPPSPASPEPGETGETGEVDQAAIEASMPVEISMPGLGLSEPVVDELCPMTAYGVDPVQLMDVCFYTADDKPYVLPSTDQEDVAVLAGHANTRPPGVFDDVYDSVKQEFNVKLGDELRVRTEASGSKWLVYKATDFHTPMKVDLAVDDDVWGTEPMPGRLVLLTCLRASTPNEPVLHNAVVGYQFDRVEDDDGVDG comes from the coding sequence ATGTCCACTTCGCTTGCTCGACCGCGCGGAGTGCGGTCGGCCGTTATCGCGGCATTGGCCGCAGTACCGTTGTTGCTCACCGCGTGCGGGTCGGATACGCCGCCGTCGCCCGCTTCCCCGGAGCCGGGGGAGACCGGGGAAACCGGGGAGGTCGATCAGGCCGCCATCGAGGCGTCGATGCCGGTGGAGATCTCCATGCCGGGCTTGGGTTTGTCGGAGCCTGTGGTCGATGAGTTGTGTCCGATGACGGCCTATGGCGTGGACCCGGTGCAGCTGATGGACGTGTGTTTCTACACCGCCGACGACAAGCCGTACGTGTTGCCGTCGACGGATCAGGAGGATGTCGCCGTGTTGGCGGGTCACGCCAACACCCGGCCCCCGGGTGTTTTCGATGACGTCTACGACTCGGTGAAGCAGGAGTTCAACGTCAAGCTTGGCGACGAGTTGCGCGTGCGGACGGAGGCGTCGGGAAGCAAGTGGCTCGTGTACAAGGCGACCGATTTCCATACGCCGATGAAGGTGGATCTCGCCGTCGACGATGATGTGTGGGGTACCGAGCCCATGCCCGGGCGCCTGGTGCTCTTGACGTGTTTGCGCGCGTCAACTCCCAACGAGCCCGTGTTGCACAATGCGGTGGTGGGGTACCAGTTCGACCGGGTCGAGGATGATGACGGGGTGGATGGCTGA
- a CDS encoding siderophore-interacting protein: MARITSTFTVTASDRVSPTIQRVMFDVSDITPFADSPNTDAYVKLVFEPPVGEAAATDAATTETAARIMRTYTVHSIDADAATLAIDFALHGDEAGNPGSGSGIACAWALSARPGDVIEALGPGGAYSPNPDATRHLLCGDATAIPAIASAIKALPADAIADVVVEAPAYADVDLIPNHPGAAITHVTPSNAPDAEPGDSLVEMTTAIVGKLESRPDFDPTGIQVFIHGEANAVMKRIRPMLKDAGLQVRGASISGYWRVGRTEEGFRTWKKENRPDDA, translated from the coding sequence ATGGCTCGAATCACTTCCACGTTCACCGTCACCGCTTCCGACCGGGTCTCCCCGACCATCCAGCGGGTGATGTTCGACGTCTCGGACATCACGCCTTTCGCGGACTCCCCGAACACGGACGCCTACGTGAAGCTGGTCTTCGAACCCCCGGTCGGAGAAGCCGCCGCCACCGATGCAGCGACCACGGAGACCGCAGCACGGATCATGCGGACGTACACCGTCCATTCGATCGACGCCGACGCGGCAACGCTCGCCATCGATTTCGCACTGCACGGCGACGAAGCCGGCAACCCCGGCTCCGGCTCCGGCATCGCCTGCGCCTGGGCATTGTCGGCACGCCCCGGCGACGTGATCGAAGCACTCGGCCCGGGCGGCGCCTACTCCCCCAACCCCGACGCCACCCGCCACCTCCTCTGCGGCGACGCGACCGCAATTCCCGCAATCGCATCCGCCATCAAGGCACTTCCCGCCGACGCGATCGCCGACGTCGTGGTTGAAGCCCCCGCCTACGCCGACGTCGACCTGATCCCCAACCACCCCGGCGCGGCAATCACCCACGTCACCCCGTCGAACGCCCCCGACGCCGAACCCGGGGATTCGTTGGTGGAGATGACCACGGCGATCGTCGGAAAGCTGGAATCACGACCCGACTTCGACCCCACCGGAATCCAGGTCTTCATCCACGGCGAAGCCAACGCGGTGATGAAACGCATCCGCCCCATGCTGAAAGACGCCGGCCTCCAGGTCCGCGGCGCCTCCATCTCCGGTTACTGGCGCGTCGGCCGCACCGAAGAGGGCTTCCGCACCTGGAAGAAGGAAAACCGACCCGACGACGCCTGA
- a CDS encoding HNH endonuclease signature motif containing protein: MAFDHDATNNHHHHDHDHHDTEPPPARKRWATERDEPVSNLARRRNIVDIDICLAVAPDGDDDVDSHLACVATRLGLSRGKAARYCDVGVMLRRMPKVLGVCRSGAWPHERLATIAAAIAAVSDDNLAAVEDKFVAYLCPRKDFQALPGPRVFARELRRIVEAIEPVSTPPDDEPRPIVGESYAVDNEGAGDFGQLIVVLRKDRLAEFDATVRAIRDAKANDGNDGNECSLPDALVALCRGGGEGVSVTMNVYVDGTNTTGTSTTGAANTTGTADEADVQVWLDGAGWLPKYLTKAWLSRAATVRLSSDSVTGGYVPTEAQKARVRGRDGQCRFPGCDVPAHRCQIDHVIDYDPTHTTSGGGGSGSGYGLGVTATWNLQCLCQRHHNLKTSKHWRAVMHADGSVTWVDHAGHVFATTVAHGPIAHIGRQTFSQRATRRASTIHGDNLRRMKAEADRQAAMEQADIDAALRTHARQTRRYEEELADFVAGPLNSGDPDVRQQAGGLVVAADDGWPCVDDVVWSRQQVSARVARRRREQGFGWCRADVDAHRVPQPPKPLGPRPGIPF, encoded by the coding sequence ATGGCATTCGACCATGACGCAACCAACAACCACCACCATCACGATCACGATCATCACGACACCGAGCCACCACCTGCGCGGAAGCGGTGGGCCACCGAACGCGATGAACCGGTGAGCAACCTCGCCCGGCGGCGCAACATCGTCGACATCGACATCTGCCTTGCAGTCGCCCCCGATGGTGACGACGACGTCGACTCCCACCTCGCCTGCGTGGCCACGCGCCTGGGCCTGTCACGCGGCAAAGCCGCCCGATACTGCGACGTCGGGGTGATGCTGCGCCGCATGCCCAAAGTCTTGGGCGTATGCCGGTCGGGAGCGTGGCCGCATGAACGTCTGGCCACGATTGCCGCGGCCATTGCCGCGGTATCCGACGACAATCTCGCTGCGGTGGAAGACAAGTTCGTCGCCTACCTGTGCCCGAGGAAGGACTTCCAGGCCCTGCCCGGGCCGAGGGTCTTCGCCCGGGAGTTGCGCCGCATCGTCGAAGCCATCGAACCGGTGTCGACCCCACCCGACGATGAACCGAGGCCGATTGTCGGTGAGTCGTACGCGGTCGACAATGAGGGAGCTGGTGATTTCGGGCAGTTGATCGTGGTGTTGCGCAAAGACCGTCTCGCCGAGTTCGACGCCACCGTGCGGGCGATTAGGGATGCGAAGGCCAACGACGGCAACGACGGCAACGAGTGTTCTTTGCCCGATGCTCTTGTGGCGTTGTGTCGCGGTGGCGGTGAGGGGGTGTCGGTGACGATGAACGTCTACGTCGACGGCACCAACACCACCGGCACCAGCACTACCGGCGCCGCCAACACCACCGGCACTGCTGATGAGGCTGATGTGCAGGTCTGGCTCGACGGTGCCGGCTGGTTGCCGAAGTACCTGACCAAGGCGTGGCTGTCCCGGGCGGCGACTGTTCGGTTGTCGTCGGACTCGGTCACCGGTGGGTATGTGCCCACCGAAGCACAAAAAGCGCGGGTACGCGGCCGTGATGGTCAGTGTCGGTTCCCGGGGTGTGATGTGCCGGCGCATCGATGTCAGATCGACCATGTCATCGACTACGACCCCACCCACACCACCAGTGGCGGTGGTGGTTCCGGCAGTGGTTATGGGTTGGGGGTGACGGCGACGTGGAATCTGCAGTGTTTGTGCCAGCGCCACCACAACTTGAAGACCTCGAAGCATTGGCGCGCGGTGATGCATGCCGATGGGTCGGTGACGTGGGTCGACCATGCCGGACATGTGTTTGCCACCACGGTGGCTCATGGTCCGATTGCCCATATCGGCCGGCAGACGTTTTCGCAGCGGGCCACCCGTCGGGCGTCGACGATTCACGGGGATAATCTGCGGCGGATGAAAGCCGAAGCCGACAGGCAGGCGGCGATGGAGCAGGCCGATATCGATGCCGCACTGCGCACACACGCCCGTCAGACCAGACGGTACGAGGAGGAGTTGGCTGATTTCGTTGCCGGGCCGCTTAATTCCGGTGACCCGGATGTGCGGCAACAGGCCGGTGGGTTGGTGGTCGCGGCTGATGATGGGTGGCCGTGTGTCGATGATGTGGTGTGGTCGCGGCAGCAGGTCTCGGCGCGGGTGGCCAGGCGTCGGCGTGAGCAGGGGTTTGGGTGGTGTCGGGCTGATGTGGATGCCCACCGCGTGCCGCAGCCGCCGAAGCCGTTGGGGCCGCGACCGGGCATTCCCTTCTGA
- a CDS encoding glucose dehydrogenase, whose product MGRNRMGRAVAVAAAAVMALTTSACMDDSPATQTPFEARESEPTGLPMPDSGMRDAMPAPGVQREPRGSDDPCAIDDVVLAACLPEVTAMASPGPGRAVVATADGRLHLVVAGAEPVEIADAGSRVAQITAGPTVAEDGQLFLLRADGSVARLTLLPGGGTDLRELPEHGDAMTLGLYLDEDGEVNTLLAGDPGIEVISMCHGPHGAPPLMTVRLDGTPMLAQWSGGLIEPVGGVDLDDSLGGCAVIGPDVVVAVPGAQRVVSIPITPPEPGPFGAWTVAGSPTTLLEGEFGHVGWVAPVVAEEGVEVWGGTVNTAEGRSGGTSDERVFRIPSGGSSGGSPD is encoded by the coding sequence ATGGGACGCAACCGGATGGGACGCGCGGTCGCGGTGGCTGCAGCTGCCGTGATGGCGCTGACGACGTCCGCGTGCATGGACGATTCCCCCGCGACGCAGACGCCGTTCGAGGCGCGGGAGTCCGAGCCGACCGGCCTGCCGATGCCCGATTCCGGCATGCGCGACGCGATGCCCGCCCCGGGCGTCCAGCGGGAGCCGCGGGGTTCGGATGATCCATGCGCCATCGATGACGTCGTCCTCGCCGCGTGCCTGCCGGAGGTCACCGCGATGGCGTCGCCGGGGCCGGGGCGGGCGGTGGTGGCGACTGCCGACGGGCGCCTGCACCTGGTCGTCGCCGGGGCGGAGCCGGTGGAGATCGCCGATGCCGGTTCCCGCGTCGCCCAGATCACGGCTGGCCCGACGGTCGCCGAAGATGGACAGCTTTTTCTGCTGCGCGCCGACGGATCGGTGGCGCGCCTGACCCTGCTGCCGGGTGGCGGCACGGATCTGCGGGAACTGCCCGAGCATGGAGACGCGATGACCCTGGGCCTGTATCTCGACGAGGACGGCGAGGTGAACACGCTGCTGGCCGGCGATCCCGGCATCGAGGTGATTTCCATGTGCCATGGCCCGCATGGGGCGCCGCCGCTGATGACGGTGCGTCTCGACGGGACGCCGATGCTCGCGCAGTGGTCGGGTGGGCTGATCGAGCCGGTCGGCGGCGTGGACCTGGATGATTCGTTGGGCGGCTGCGCGGTAATCGGCCCGGACGTGGTCGTGGCGGTGCCGGGGGCGCAGCGCGTGGTATCCATTCCGATCACTCCTCCGGAGCCGGGGCCGTTCGGGGCCTGGACCGTGGCGGGGTCGCCGACGACGTTGCTCGAGGGCGAGTTCGGCCACGTCGGCTGGGTTGCGCCGGTGGTGGCGGAAGAAGGCGTCGAGGTGTGGGGCGGCACCGTCAACACCGCCGAGGGGCGTTCGGGCGGCACGTCGGATGAGCGCGTGTTCCGCATTCCCTCCGGCGGTTCGTCGGGCGGCTCCCCGGATTAG